One window of the Salvelinus fontinalis isolate EN_2023a chromosome 2, ASM2944872v1, whole genome shotgun sequence genome contains the following:
- the LOC129823861 gene encoding heme-binding protein 2-like — protein MVYFSGLVGLLLILTAEARIGNSSESSFCTESRECLLYDLVCQNDDYEVRHYDSVKWVSTDEECYSMDKAMYTAFQRLFKYITGSNEAGVNINMTTPVTVKIEEKKRLWQSSVFTLNFLLPSDYQMTPPQPTDDSVYFTETPDMKVYVRSYGGWMMSLTSSVNSMLLKRQLDKVQATYNKDYHYAVGYDSPMKILNRHNEVWYMVEGEPVCPTSS, from the exons AT GGTTTATTTTTCAGGGTTGGTTGGCTTGCTTCTCATCTTGACTGCTGAAGCCAGAATTGG GAACTCATCTGAGTCTAGCTTCTGTACCGAGTCAAGGGAATGTCTGCTGTATGATCTGGTGTGCCAGAATGACGATTATGAG GTGCGCCACTATGACTCGGTGAAATGGGTGTCGACAGACGAGGAATGCTACTCCATGGACAAGGCCATGTACACTGCCTTCCAGAGACTCTTCAAATACATCACCGGATCCAAcgaggctg GCGTCAACATTAACATGACAACTCCGGTGACTGTCAAAATCGAGGAGAAGAAGAGGTTGTGGCAGTCGTCTGTCTTCACCCTCAACTTCCTCCTGCCGTCTGACTATCAGATGACTCCTCCCCAGCCCACTGATGACAGT GTGTATTTTACAGAGACGCCAGACATGAAAGTGTACGTGAGGAGCTACGGTGGATGGATGATGTCTTTGACATCCAGTGTAAACTCTATGCTGCTGAAAAGGCAGCTAGACAAAGTCCAGGCCACCTACAACAAAGACTACCACTATGCTGTGGGATATGACAG CCCAATGAAGATTCTGAATAGGCACAACGAGGTGTGGTACATGGTTGAGGGAGAGCCTGTGTGCCCTACCTCCTCCTAA